From one Rhopalosiphum padi isolate XX-2018 chromosome 2, ASM2088224v1, whole genome shotgun sequence genomic stretch:
- the LOC132920167 gene encoding epsin-2 isoform X3 gives MKKREEMQVNVAGLRRNIKNIAHNYSDAQVKVREATSNDQWGPSSTLMAEIADLTYNVVAFSEIMAILWKRLNDHGRNWRHVHKALILLEYLIKTGSEKVAQQCKENRFAIKTLETFQHIEDNKDKGQRVRDTATQLVALLDDDERLKTERARAIKAKERSAQKISSFGSDGNFRDSYGLYDTRPPVKAELESARPQTVGEEELQLQLALAMSREEAEQEEQKRRSDDVRLKLALSQSENEFNSGSESGANSSSGKSSNMLDLLGIDLDNDGDQNGATAAATADPWGMPIKTQPQPLNWSNGDLNNGTPSRAVDPWSPVTQKQNATASAHVLPNTINNGVHPWLSQNSSAATMAPPDPWTPATTAQPLNKPNQEFDEFALLGNRSLQTKPTPDPFDLSHLNNELLGTSQGSTSGKKTPHSFLGENSALVNLDNLVTAPINPTPVAQIRPPGMANPFGLTPQPPFANQPTAPTAFSGPTTSTLPPPLVPSPNPFLS, from the exons atgAAGAAGCGAGAAGAAATGCAAGTTAATGTTGCTGGGCTaagaagaaatattaaaaacatagcaCATAATTATTCTGATGCTCag GTAAAAGTGCGCGAGGCAACCAGCAATGATCAGTGGGGTCCAAGCAGTACACTAATGGCTGAAATTGCCGACTTAACTTATAATGTAGTTGCCTTTTCTGAAATTATGGCAATTCTTTGGAAGCGACTTAATGATCATGGACGAAACTGGCGACATGTTCATAAAGCACTTATTCTtctagaatatttaattaagactGGCAgtgaaaaa GTTGCCCAACAATGCAAGGAAAATCGTTTTGCCATTAAAACATTAGAAACATTTCAACATATAGAAGATAATAAAGATAAAGGACAAAGAGTTAGAGATACAGCTACACAACTAGTAGCTTTATTAGATGATGATGAACGATTAAAGACCGAACGTGCACGTGCAATTAAAGCAAAAGAACGATCTGCACAAAAAATTTCTAGTTTTGGCAGTGATGGAAAt ttcCGAGATTCCTATGGTTTATATGATACACGACCTCCTGTAAAAG CGGAACTAGAAAGTGCACGTCCACAGACTGTTGGTGAAGAAGAATTACAATTACAACTAGCTTTAGCTATGTCTAGAGAAGAAGCAGAACAAGAAGAACAAAAAAGGCGTAGTGATGATGTGCGATTAAAACTGGCATTGTCTCAAAGTGAAAATGAAttcaa taGTGGTTCAGAATCTGGAGCCAATAGTAGTAGTGGCAAGAGCAGTAATATGTTAGACCTATTGGGAATTGACCTAGACAATGATGGAGATCAAAATGGTGCAAcggcagcagcaacagcagatCCATGGGGTATGCCAATAAAAACTCAACCacag cCTTTAAATTGGTCTAATGGAGATTTAAATAATGGAACGCCCAGCCGAGCTGTTGACCCTTGGTCACCTGttacacaaaaacaaaatgcCACTGCTTCAGCTCATGTATTGCCTAATACAATAAACAAtg gtgtACATCCTTGGTTATCTCAAAATTCATCTGCTGCAACAATGGCTCCCCCAGATCCTTGGACTCCTGCGACAACTGCTCAACCTTTAAATAAACCAAATCAAGAATTTGATGAATTTGCTCTTTTAGGAAATCGATCATTACAAACAA aacCTACTCCTGATCCATTTGACCTGTCTCATTTAAATAATGAACTACTAGGAACTTCACAAGGTTCTACGTCAGGTAAAAAAACACCACACAGTTTCTTGGGAGAAAATTCTGCTTTAGTAAATTTGGATAACCTAGTAACAGCTCCTATTAATCCAACACCAGTTGCACAAATACGGCCACCTG gtatgGCAAATCCATTTGGTTTAACACCACAACCTCCATTTGCCAATCAACCAACGGCTCCAACTGCCTTCAGTGGTCCAACTACTTCGACTTTGCCACCACCACTTGTGCCGTCACCTAATCCATTTCTATCGTAG
- the LOC132920167 gene encoding epsin-2 isoform X1, whose amino-acid sequence MKKREEMQVNVAGLRRNIKNIAHNYSDAQVKVREATSNDQWGPSSTLMAEIADLTYNVVAFSEIMAILWKRLNDHGRNWRHVHKALILLEYLIKTGSEKVAQQCKENRFAIKTLETFQHIEDNKDKGQRVRDTATQLVALLDDDERLKTERARAIKAKERSAQKISSFGSDGNTTPQSPKYPLFRDSYGLYDTRPPVKAELESARPQTVGEEELQLQLALAMSREEAEQEEQKRRSDDVRLKLALSQSENEFNSGSESGANSSSGKSSNMLDLLGIDLDNDGDQNGATAAATADPWGMPIKTQPQPLNWSNGDLNNGTPSRAVDPWSPVTQKQNATASAHVLPNTINNGVHPWLSQNSSAATMAPPDPWTPATTAQPLNKPNQEFDEFALLGNRSLQTKPTPDPFDLSHLNNELLGTSQGSTSGKKTPHSFLGENSALVNLDNLVTAPINPTPVAQIRPPGMANPFGLTPQPPFANQPTAPTAFSGPTTSTLPPPLVPSPNPFLS is encoded by the exons atgAAGAAGCGAGAAGAAATGCAAGTTAATGTTGCTGGGCTaagaagaaatattaaaaacatagcaCATAATTATTCTGATGCTCag GTAAAAGTGCGCGAGGCAACCAGCAATGATCAGTGGGGTCCAAGCAGTACACTAATGGCTGAAATTGCCGACTTAACTTATAATGTAGTTGCCTTTTCTGAAATTATGGCAATTCTTTGGAAGCGACTTAATGATCATGGACGAAACTGGCGACATGTTCATAAAGCACTTATTCTtctagaatatttaattaagactGGCAgtgaaaaa GTTGCCCAACAATGCAAGGAAAATCGTTTTGCCATTAAAACATTAGAAACATTTCAACATATAGAAGATAATAAAGATAAAGGACAAAGAGTTAGAGATACAGCTACACAACTAGTAGCTTTATTAGATGATGATGAACGATTAAAGACCGAACGTGCACGTGCAATTAAAGCAAAAGAACGATCTGCACAAAAAATTTCTAGTTTTGGCAGTGATGGAAAt ACAACTCCACAAAGTCCCAAGTATCCATTG ttcCGAGATTCCTATGGTTTATATGATACACGACCTCCTGTAAAAG CGGAACTAGAAAGTGCACGTCCACAGACTGTTGGTGAAGAAGAATTACAATTACAACTAGCTTTAGCTATGTCTAGAGAAGAAGCAGAACAAGAAGAACAAAAAAGGCGTAGTGATGATGTGCGATTAAAACTGGCATTGTCTCAAAGTGAAAATGAAttcaa taGTGGTTCAGAATCTGGAGCCAATAGTAGTAGTGGCAAGAGCAGTAATATGTTAGACCTATTGGGAATTGACCTAGACAATGATGGAGATCAAAATGGTGCAAcggcagcagcaacagcagatCCATGGGGTATGCCAATAAAAACTCAACCacag cCTTTAAATTGGTCTAATGGAGATTTAAATAATGGAACGCCCAGCCGAGCTGTTGACCCTTGGTCACCTGttacacaaaaacaaaatgcCACTGCTTCAGCTCATGTATTGCCTAATACAATAAACAAtg gtgtACATCCTTGGTTATCTCAAAATTCATCTGCTGCAACAATGGCTCCCCCAGATCCTTGGACTCCTGCGACAACTGCTCAACCTTTAAATAAACCAAATCAAGAATTTGATGAATTTGCTCTTTTAGGAAATCGATCATTACAAACAA aacCTACTCCTGATCCATTTGACCTGTCTCATTTAAATAATGAACTACTAGGAACTTCACAAGGTTCTACGTCAGGTAAAAAAACACCACACAGTTTCTTGGGAGAAAATTCTGCTTTAGTAAATTTGGATAACCTAGTAACAGCTCCTATTAATCCAACACCAGTTGCACAAATACGGCCACCTG gtatgGCAAATCCATTTGGTTTAACACCACAACCTCCATTTGCCAATCAACCAACGGCTCCAACTGCCTTCAGTGGTCCAACTACTTCGACTTTGCCACCACCACTTGTGCCGTCACCTAATCCATTTCTATCGTAG
- the LOC132920167 gene encoding epsin-2 isoform X2: MKKREEMQVNVAGLRRNIKNIAHNYSDAQVKVREATSNDQWGPSSTLMAEIADLTYNVVAFSEIMAILWKRLNDHGRNWRHVHKALILLEYLIKTGSEKVAQQCKENRFAIKTLETFQHIEDNKDKGQRVRDTATQLVALLDDDERLKTERARAIKAKERSAQKISSFGSDGNTTPQSPKYPLFRDSYGLYDTRPPVKAELESARPQTVGEEELQLQLALAMSREEAEQEEQKRRSDDVRLKLALSQSENEFNGSESGANSSSGKSSNMLDLLGIDLDNDGDQNGATAAATADPWGMPIKTQPQPLNWSNGDLNNGTPSRAVDPWSPVTQKQNATASAHVLPNTINNGVHPWLSQNSSAATMAPPDPWTPATTAQPLNKPNQEFDEFALLGNRSLQTKPTPDPFDLSHLNNELLGTSQGSTSGKKTPHSFLGENSALVNLDNLVTAPINPTPVAQIRPPGMANPFGLTPQPPFANQPTAPTAFSGPTTSTLPPPLVPSPNPFLS, encoded by the exons atgAAGAAGCGAGAAGAAATGCAAGTTAATGTTGCTGGGCTaagaagaaatattaaaaacatagcaCATAATTATTCTGATGCTCag GTAAAAGTGCGCGAGGCAACCAGCAATGATCAGTGGGGTCCAAGCAGTACACTAATGGCTGAAATTGCCGACTTAACTTATAATGTAGTTGCCTTTTCTGAAATTATGGCAATTCTTTGGAAGCGACTTAATGATCATGGACGAAACTGGCGACATGTTCATAAAGCACTTATTCTtctagaatatttaattaagactGGCAgtgaaaaa GTTGCCCAACAATGCAAGGAAAATCGTTTTGCCATTAAAACATTAGAAACATTTCAACATATAGAAGATAATAAAGATAAAGGACAAAGAGTTAGAGATACAGCTACACAACTAGTAGCTTTATTAGATGATGATGAACGATTAAAGACCGAACGTGCACGTGCAATTAAAGCAAAAGAACGATCTGCACAAAAAATTTCTAGTTTTGGCAGTGATGGAAAt ACAACTCCACAAAGTCCCAAGTATCCATTG ttcCGAGATTCCTATGGTTTATATGATACACGACCTCCTGTAAAAG CGGAACTAGAAAGTGCACGTCCACAGACTGTTGGTGAAGAAGAATTACAATTACAACTAGCTTTAGCTATGTCTAGAGAAGAAGCAGAACAAGAAGAACAAAAAAGGCGTAGTGATGATGTGCGATTAAAACTGGCATTGTCTCAAAGTGAAAATGAAttcaa TGGTTCAGAATCTGGAGCCAATAGTAGTAGTGGCAAGAGCAGTAATATGTTAGACCTATTGGGAATTGACCTAGACAATGATGGAGATCAAAATGGTGCAAcggcagcagcaacagcagatCCATGGGGTATGCCAATAAAAACTCAACCacag cCTTTAAATTGGTCTAATGGAGATTTAAATAATGGAACGCCCAGCCGAGCTGTTGACCCTTGGTCACCTGttacacaaaaacaaaatgcCACTGCTTCAGCTCATGTATTGCCTAATACAATAAACAAtg gtgtACATCCTTGGTTATCTCAAAATTCATCTGCTGCAACAATGGCTCCCCCAGATCCTTGGACTCCTGCGACAACTGCTCAACCTTTAAATAAACCAAATCAAGAATTTGATGAATTTGCTCTTTTAGGAAATCGATCATTACAAACAA aacCTACTCCTGATCCATTTGACCTGTCTCATTTAAATAATGAACTACTAGGAACTTCACAAGGTTCTACGTCAGGTAAAAAAACACCACACAGTTTCTTGGGAGAAAATTCTGCTTTAGTAAATTTGGATAACCTAGTAACAGCTCCTATTAATCCAACACCAGTTGCACAAATACGGCCACCTG gtatgGCAAATCCATTTGGTTTAACACCACAACCTCCATTTGCCAATCAACCAACGGCTCCAACTGCCTTCAGTGGTCCAACTACTTCGACTTTGCCACCACCACTTGTGCCGTCACCTAATCCATTTCTATCGTAG
- the LOC132920168 gene encoding uncharacterized protein LOC132920168 codes for MLEYPTFKNYSRKLMTLTLIFKNDEILLGMKNRGMGKGKWNGFGGKVEPNETIDDAAKREVKEECGLDVISMEKIGIIDFEYVGSKEILEGHIYFCNLFEGDIIESDEMAPIKWFKIKDSPCDTMWIDHKFWFPMILKQIPFKAHFKYLNDDTMLDSTIILQNTVNKTKETWVNVVVKKYNQILVCKHVDESEYINKHKRVMTEESIENAALRYLKSQYEITTEEVQKIAVVNIELLDKPYIQEIHFFVLDVESTNATLTNNYQWFDIKNIQAQKLWPDDKFLSTLFMMKPFNAYFLIDNDNVLCSKYNDN; via the exons atgttagaatatcctacatttaaaaattattctcgtaaattgatgacattaacattaatatttaaaaatgatgagATCTTATTGGGTATGAAAAATCGTGGCATGGGAAAAGGTAAATGGAATGGTTTTGGTGGCAAAGTAGAACCCAATGAAACAATTGATGATGCTGCTAAAcg tgaagTAAAAGAAGAATGTGGATTGGATGTCATATCTATGGAAAAAATTGGTATTATAGATTTTGAATATGTTGGATCAAAAGAAATATTGGAAGggcatatatatttttgtaatctaTTTGAAGGTGACATAATTGAATCtgatg aaatggcGCCAATAAAATGGTTCAAAATTAAAGACTCTCCATGTGATACCATGTGGATTGATCATAAATTTTGGTTTCCTATGATATTGAAACAAATTCCATTTAAAGcacatttcaagtatttaaatgaTGATACAATGTTAGATAGTaccattatattacaaaatactgTCAATAAGACCAAAGAAACTTGGGTTAATgttgttgttaaaaaatataaccaaataCTTGTTTGTAAACATGTTGATGAATCAGAATACATAAATAAGCATAAAAGAGTTATGACAGAAGAGTCTATTGAAAATGCAGCTTTAAg atatttaaaaagtcAGTATGAAATAACTACAGAGGAAGTACAAAAAATAGCTGTTGTTAATATTGAACTTCTTGATAAGCCATATATTcaagaaattcatttttttgttttagatgtTGAATCAACAAATGCTACATTaactaata aTTATCAATGGtttgatataaaaaacatacaagCTCAGAAATTATGGCCAGATGATAAGTTTTTGTCAACCTTATTTATGATGAAAccatttaatgcatattttctAATTGACAATGATAATGTATTATGCAGCAAATATAACGacaattaa